The Gambusia affinis linkage group LG11, SWU_Gaff_1.0, whole genome shotgun sequence genome contains a region encoding:
- the LOC122839352 gene encoding dehydrogenase/reductase SDR family member on chromosome X-like isoform X1, translating into MWAALRFRLLPAIKLYLLGFKVLLNQLLNKPLKLPVMPRQDGKVAIVTGGGRGIGYEVVQNLARLGAHVIIGGRDEQRGLAAIKRICEEDKEARVEFEKLDLASLQSIQQFADSFKKRNLPLNILVNNAGVMLVPESRTEDGFEQHFGVNYLGHFLLTWLLLDALKDSGKPGHVSCVVNVSSSAHSIGEIKLNDLNSCQHYSPHAAYCGSKLAQVLFSSHLHQKMQREGFPVVSCAVDPGMVDTALYRHLCTPLHLARSLIARILFRTPAEGAATVLSATLSPALDEASGGGYWANGRREMTTPPIFDLQLPLSLWEISLQLLGLQ; encoded by the exons ATGTGGGCTGCCCTTCGGTTTCGTCTTCTACCTGCTATCAAGCTGTACCTGCTTGGGTTTAAGGTCCTGCTGAATCAGCTACtaaacaaacctttaaaactTCCAG TGATGCCCAGACAAGATGGCAAGGTTGCCATAGTGACAGGAGGAGGCAGGGGAATCGGCTATGAGGTGGTCCAGAATTTGGCCAGACTGGGAGCTCATGTTATCATAG GTGGAAGGGATGAGCAGAGGGGTCTTGCTGCCATCAAAAGGATTTGTGAAGAGGACAAGGAGGCCAGAG TGGAGTTTGAGAAATTGGACCTTGCTTCATTGCAGTCAATCCAACAATTTGCTGACAGCTTCAAGAAGAGGAACCTGCCACTCaatattttggtaaataatg CCGGTGTGATGCTGGTTCCCGAGAGCCGAACGGAGGATGGGTTTGAGCAGCACTTTGGTGTGAACTACCTAGGCCACTTTCTGTTGACCTGGCTCCTCCTGGATGCACTGAAGGATTCTGGGAAGCCCGGTCACGTCTCCTGTGTGGTCAATGTTTCGTCGTCAGCTCATTCCATCGGGGAAATCAAACTGAATGACTTAAACAGCTG cCAACATTATTCACCTCATGCTGCTTACTGTGGAAGTAAACTGGCACAGGTGCTGTTCAGTTCCCACCTTCACCAGAAGATGCAGAGAGAAGGTTTCCCAGTGGTTTCATGTGCGGTGGATCCAGGCATGGTGGATACGGCTTTATATAGACATCTTTGCACACCTCTACATTTGGCACGAAGTCTAATTGCTCGGATCCTGTTTAGg ACTCCTGCAGAGGGCGCTGCCACTGTACTGTCAGCTACTTTGTCACCAGCCCTGGATGAGGCTTCTGGCGGAGGCTACTGGGCCAATGGGCGAAGGGAGATGACAACCCCACCTATATTTGACCTTCAGCTTCCATTGAGTTTATGGGAAATCAGCCTCCAGTTGCTGGGATTACAGTAA
- the LOC122839352 gene encoding dehydrogenase/reductase SDR family member on chromosome X-like isoform X3, whose translation MPRQDGKVAIVTGGGRGIGYEVVQNLARLGAHVIIGGRDEQRGLAAIKRICEEDKEARVEFEKLDLASLQSIQQFADSFKKRNLPLNILVNNAGVMLVPESRTEDGFEQHFGVNYLGHFLLTWLLLDALKDSGKPGHVSCVVNVSSSAHSIGEIKLNDLNSCQHYSPHAAYCGSKLAQVLFSSHLHQKMQREGFPVVSCAVDPGMVDTALYRHLCTPLHLARSLIARILFRTPAEGAATVLSATLSPALDEASGGGYWANGRREMTTPPIFDLQLPLSLWEISLQLLGLQ comes from the exons ATGCCCAGACAAGATGGCAAGGTTGCCATAGTGACAGGAGGAGGCAGGGGAATCGGCTATGAGGTGGTCCAGAATTTGGCCAGACTGGGAGCTCATGTTATCATAG GTGGAAGGGATGAGCAGAGGGGTCTTGCTGCCATCAAAAGGATTTGTGAAGAGGACAAGGAGGCCAGAG TGGAGTTTGAGAAATTGGACCTTGCTTCATTGCAGTCAATCCAACAATTTGCTGACAGCTTCAAGAAGAGGAACCTGCCACTCaatattttggtaaataatg CCGGTGTGATGCTGGTTCCCGAGAGCCGAACGGAGGATGGGTTTGAGCAGCACTTTGGTGTGAACTACCTAGGCCACTTTCTGTTGACCTGGCTCCTCCTGGATGCACTGAAGGATTCTGGGAAGCCCGGTCACGTCTCCTGTGTGGTCAATGTTTCGTCGTCAGCTCATTCCATCGGGGAAATCAAACTGAATGACTTAAACAGCTG cCAACATTATTCACCTCATGCTGCTTACTGTGGAAGTAAACTGGCACAGGTGCTGTTCAGTTCCCACCTTCACCAGAAGATGCAGAGAGAAGGTTTCCCAGTGGTTTCATGTGCGGTGGATCCAGGCATGGTGGATACGGCTTTATATAGACATCTTTGCACACCTCTACATTTGGCACGAAGTCTAATTGCTCGGATCCTGTTTAGg ACTCCTGCAGAGGGCGCTGCCACTGTACTGTCAGCTACTTTGTCACCAGCCCTGGATGAGGCTTCTGGCGGAGGCTACTGGGCCAATGGGCGAAGGGAGATGACAACCCCACCTATATTTGACCTTCAGCTTCCATTGAGTTTATGGGAAATCAGCCTCCAGTTGCTGGGATTACAGTAA
- the LOC122839352 gene encoding dehydrogenase/reductase SDR family member on chromosome X-like isoform X2 — MWAALRFRLLPAIKLYLLGFKVLLNQLLNKPLKLPVMPRQDGKVAIVTGGGRGIGYEVVQNLARLGAHVIIGGRDEQRGLAAIKRICEEDKEARAGVMLVPESRTEDGFEQHFGVNYLGHFLLTWLLLDALKDSGKPGHVSCVVNVSSSAHSIGEIKLNDLNSCQHYSPHAAYCGSKLAQVLFSSHLHQKMQREGFPVVSCAVDPGMVDTALYRHLCTPLHLARSLIARILFRTPAEGAATVLSATLSPALDEASGGGYWANGRREMTTPPIFDLQLPLSLWEISLQLLGLQ; from the exons ATGTGGGCTGCCCTTCGGTTTCGTCTTCTACCTGCTATCAAGCTGTACCTGCTTGGGTTTAAGGTCCTGCTGAATCAGCTACtaaacaaacctttaaaactTCCAG TGATGCCCAGACAAGATGGCAAGGTTGCCATAGTGACAGGAGGAGGCAGGGGAATCGGCTATGAGGTGGTCCAGAATTTGGCCAGACTGGGAGCTCATGTTATCATAG GTGGAAGGGATGAGCAGAGGGGTCTTGCTGCCATCAAAAGGATTTGTGAAGAGGACAAGGAGGCCAGAG CCGGTGTGATGCTGGTTCCCGAGAGCCGAACGGAGGATGGGTTTGAGCAGCACTTTGGTGTGAACTACCTAGGCCACTTTCTGTTGACCTGGCTCCTCCTGGATGCACTGAAGGATTCTGGGAAGCCCGGTCACGTCTCCTGTGTGGTCAATGTTTCGTCGTCAGCTCATTCCATCGGGGAAATCAAACTGAATGACTTAAACAGCTG cCAACATTATTCACCTCATGCTGCTTACTGTGGAAGTAAACTGGCACAGGTGCTGTTCAGTTCCCACCTTCACCAGAAGATGCAGAGAGAAGGTTTCCCAGTGGTTTCATGTGCGGTGGATCCAGGCATGGTGGATACGGCTTTATATAGACATCTTTGCACACCTCTACATTTGGCACGAAGTCTAATTGCTCGGATCCTGTTTAGg ACTCCTGCAGAGGGCGCTGCCACTGTACTGTCAGCTACTTTGTCACCAGCCCTGGATGAGGCTTCTGGCGGAGGCTACTGGGCCAATGGGCGAAGGGAGATGACAACCCCACCTATATTTGACCTTCAGCTTCCATTGAGTTTATGGGAAATCAGCCTCCAGTTGCTGGGATTACAGTAA